In one Deinococcus detaillensis genomic region, the following are encoded:
- a CDS encoding thioesterase family protein, with the protein MKEIPEGHTAELSILVTESMTVDFEELGAGHPVYATYWIAKHFEEAGRKLLLPFLEEGDGGIGTNVSVEHTASALPGMRVSVMAVAVKTEGRRLYADLRAISELGDVVATGQTVQYITQATKLEHGFDTLRQRWNEYQQEEKHHA; encoded by the coding sequence GTGAAAGAAATTCCCGAAGGCCACACCGCCGAACTCAGTATTCTCGTGACCGAAAGCATGACCGTGGATTTTGAAGAACTCGGCGCGGGGCATCCAGTCTACGCGACCTACTGGATCGCCAAGCACTTTGAGGAAGCTGGGCGCAAACTGCTGCTGCCTTTTTTGGAAGAAGGCGACGGCGGCATCGGCACCAACGTCAGCGTCGAGCACACGGCTTCGGCGCTGCCAGGAATGCGGGTGAGCGTCATGGCGGTGGCCGTCAAGACCGAGGGGCGGCGTTTATATGCCGATCTGCGGGCCATTTCCGAACTCGGAGACGTGGTGGCCACCGGACAGACCGTGCAGTACATCACTCAGGCCACGAAACTCGAACACGGCTTTGACACGTTGCGGCAGCGCTGGAACGAGTACCAACAAGAGGAGAAGCATCATGCGTGA
- a CDS encoding dihydrolipoamide acetyltransferase family protein, with protein sequence MRDLTLPTLAESVVEGEILAWLVEEGDIIEEGQPVLEVMTDKVTVELPAPFGGKVIKRMVSVGDIVPVHGVLAQVEEILDGVVASKPETTQLAPSPTPDAPTQESEAEIELDAERSIIEGSAAHQSDPNKAKAAFAGFSRGGKSGAAAVATKPAPAAPQPVAAQPTTKGLSETTPAPGQVRAVPSARRLARELGISIAEVLGSGPNGRVRSGDVHAHASAPASAPVQVQAPAQMQAPLPAKTSSTDWPPPAPPVYRTPAGYENRETRTPLRGVRRATSQGLLAATLHSAQTHTIEELDCTGLMALRDELKADAQKQGVKLSYLPFFLKAASLTLREFPAVNSSLDTASGEVVYKDFVHLGMAVNTEGGLVVPVIRDVDRKGLLTLAREISELAEKARSNTLKPAEMSDATFTVSNIGSVGSMMGVPIVSPPAAGIMSVHSIVKRAVVVEENGADVIAIRPMMYLTLSFDHRLVDGADAARFLKKVLWLLEKPSRLVLGD encoded by the coding sequence ATGCGTGATTTAACGCTGCCTACTTTGGCCGAATCGGTGGTCGAAGGCGAAATTTTGGCTTGGCTGGTAGAAGAAGGCGACATCATCGAAGAAGGTCAGCCTGTGCTGGAAGTCATGACCGACAAAGTGACGGTGGAGTTGCCCGCCCCGTTTGGCGGCAAGGTCATCAAACGGATGGTCAGCGTCGGTGACATCGTGCCGGTTCACGGCGTGCTGGCGCAGGTGGAAGAAATTCTAGACGGTGTGGTGGCGAGTAAGCCCGAAACCACCCAACTGGCCCCCTCCCCAACCCCCGACGCGCCCACTCAGGAGAGCGAAGCCGAGATTGAACTCGACGCCGAGCGCAGCATTATTGAAGGCTCAGCCGCCCACCAGAGTGACCCGAACAAAGCCAAGGCGGCGTTTGCGGGATTCAGTAGGGGCGGTAAGTCGGGCGCAGCAGCGGTGGCGACCAAGCCCGCGCCCGCCGCGCCCCAACCTGTTGCCGCACAGCCCACCACCAAGGGCTTGTCCGAAACCACGCCTGCGCCCGGACAGGTGCGAGCTGTACCTTCCGCGAGACGATTGGCCCGCGAACTGGGCATTTCTATTGCGGAAGTACTGGGCAGCGGCCCGAATGGCCGGGTCCGCTCCGGCGACGTGCACGCCCACGCCAGCGCTCCGGCGAGTGCGCCGGTTCAGGTTCAGGCTCCGGCCCAAATGCAAGCACCACTGCCAGCCAAAACCAGCAGCACCGACTGGCCCCCGCCTGCGCCGCCGGTTTACCGCACGCCAGCTGGATACGAGAACCGCGAAACCCGCACTCCGCTGCGGGGCGTGCGCCGCGCCACTTCGCAGGGTTTACTGGCCGCCACGCTCCACAGCGCCCAGACCCACACCATCGAGGAACTCGACTGCACCGGCTTAATGGCCCTGCGCGACGAACTCAAAGCCGACGCGCAAAAGCAGGGCGTCAAGCTCTCTTACCTGCCGTTTTTTCTCAAAGCGGCCAGCTTGACCCTGCGCGAGTTTCCGGCGGTCAACAGCAGCCTCGACACCGCGTCGGGCGAAGTGGTCTACAAAGACTTCGTACACTTGGGCATGGCCGTCAATACCGAGGGCGGCTTGGTGGTGCCGGTCATCCGCGACGTGGACCGCAAGGGCCTGCTGACCCTGGCCCGCGAGATCAGCGAGTTGGCCGAGAAAGCTCGCAGCAACACCCTCAAACCCGCTGAAATGAGCGACGCCACCTTCACGGTGTCCAATATCGGCTCGGTGGGTTCTATGATGGGCGTACCGATTGTCTCGCCTCCGGCAGCAGGCATCATGTCGGTGCACAGCATCGTCAAGCGGGCAGTGGTCGTGGAAGAAAACGGCGCGGACGTGATCGCCATTCGGCCGATGATGTACCTGACGCTGAGTTTCGATCACCGCCTCGTGGACGGCGCAGACGCAGCCCGTTTCCTGAAAAAAGTGCTGTGGCTGCTCGAAAAACCTTCCCGGTTGGTGTTGGGCGACTGA
- a CDS encoding SDR family NAD(P)-dependent oxidoreductase translates to MNPLTSKRVTVITGAAQGIGRRAAELCAERGDALALLDLQASPLPAGADAISLEGDLSNEAVVLAHTQAIMQRWGRVDALVNNAGISFITPAEDTTATNFKRVLDVNLTAPFLLCRELGKVMLSQRGGSIVNVASVAGLLGIIDRAAYNASKHGLIGLTRTLAAEWGARGVRVNAVCPGWVKTEMDIHDMGSGAYTDADIEGRVPMGRFASPDDIARAILYLTDPAQSPFVNGVSLSVDGGWASDGSWEQLRRVKQAL, encoded by the coding sequence ATGAATCCTCTCACTTCAAAGCGCGTAACGGTCATTACTGGCGCGGCGCAGGGCATCGGGCGCAGGGCGGCAGAGCTGTGCGCCGAACGCGGCGACGCCCTGGCCCTTCTGGATTTGCAGGCCTCTCCCCTGCCCGCCGGAGCCGACGCCATTTCGCTTGAGGGCGACCTCAGCAACGAAGCGGTGGTGCTGGCCCACACGCAGGCGATTATGCAGCGCTGGGGGCGGGTGGACGCGCTGGTCAACAATGCCGGGATCAGCTTCATTACGCCCGCCGAAGACACCACGGCCACAAATTTTAAGCGTGTACTGGACGTTAACCTGACCGCGCCGTTCTTGCTGTGCCGCGAACTCGGCAAGGTCATGCTCTCGCAGCGTGGCGGCAGCATTGTCAACGTGGCCTCGGTGGCGGGGCTGCTGGGCATCATTGATAGGGCGGCTTACAATGCCAGCAAACACGGTTTGATTGGCCTGACTCGCACCCTGGCCGCCGAGTGGGGCGCACGCGGCGTGCGAGTCAACGCGGTGTGTCCCGGCTGGGTCAAAACCGAGATGGACATTCATGACATGGGATCGGGCGCGTACACCGACGCCGATATCGAGGGCCGGGTGCCGATGGGCCGCTTTGCCTCGCCCGACGATATTGCGCGGGCGATTTTGTATTTGACCGACCCGGCGCAGAGTCCGTTCGTCAATGGCGTGAGCCTCAGCGTGGACGGCGGCTGGGCTTCGGACGGCAGTTGGGAACAATTGCGGCGCGTCAAGCAAGCACTTTAG
- a CDS encoding MarR family winged helix-turn-helix transcriptional regulator: MKHFHPENNNSPEEVDSGQLEALLTLVSEFGRVKFSSQDIAPPWSRRMQAQLQAAGLSDVAGPEQMGLLWQFYRSHRMLGGVSKEGQRMSEVSGRLGIPLSSASRTVDLLVQRGLLSRRSDDHDRRIILVSVTPLGQAVYAIFDDAFRHHLAGLLGQLTPDERGQLLHIGTRVFEIWSRAVKGEAAELT, translated from the coding sequence GTGAAACATTTCCACCCTGAAAACAATAACAGCCCAGAGGAGGTGGACTCAGGACAGCTCGAAGCGCTGCTGACGCTGGTGAGCGAGTTTGGGCGCGTGAAATTCAGCTCGCAAGATATTGCTCCGCCGTGGAGCCGCCGGATGCAGGCGCAGCTTCAGGCGGCCGGGCTGAGTGACGTGGCCGGCCCTGAGCAGATGGGTTTGCTGTGGCAATTTTACCGCTCACACCGGATGCTCGGCGGCGTCAGCAAAGAAGGACAGCGGATGAGCGAAGTCAGCGGGCGGCTCGGCATTCCGCTGAGCAGCGCCAGCCGCACGGTCGATCTGCTGGTGCAGCGCGGCCTGCTTTCACGCCGCAGCGACGACCATGACCGCCGGATCATCTTGGTGAGCGTCACGCCGCTGGGCCAAGCTGTTTACGCCATTTTTGACGACGCCTTTCGCCATCACCTTGCCGGACTGCTCGGCCAACTCACGCCGGACGAGCGCGGCCAACTGCTGCACATCGGCACGCGGGTTTTTGAAATCTGGAGCAGGGCAGTCAAAGGTGAAGCGGCTGAACTGACGTAG
- a CDS encoding TolC family protein has product MKWLIVSATLLGPAQAQTETAAPPVPPDAPTVPTSAPAITPLSQFFAPLQQYPSLVQARLALQAAQIQQDGADFPVSGSVSGGLSDILNADSPPAVCATSPLALLTSPCVPVGGSTGTLNLAVRATPYPVGDMAARQQQAALATEQAQLGYRSVLAALEAQTLLAAQHETLSRSAVSLAQQVQTTAQLALQAAQNRLQGGGATLTDVQQAQLVLAQAASGAAQAQENLALAQATLKDLTGNTDAPNLPAVLPPTSGLPVSVRQAQFGLRRAQIIQAQVSWNALPNVQASYTHYTSGTAGVGLALDSRNLSPAVTFTYTPRPPPLNRVRDQVSLGINFDASASILSAPELAQNAVNQAQAGIDAARRQADLQLSALNTTLVQAQRGQQLAQQALSLARQQQQNALTRQDLGLSAPLDIAQAALATYQAQLALNQAELAVTDATTKFYSFFALPLDSADQKASPTQP; this is encoded by the coding sequence TTGAAATGGCTCATTGTCAGCGCTACCTTGCTCGGGCCAGCACAAGCCCAGACCGAAACGGCAGCTCCACCGGTGCCGCCCGACGCCCCCACAGTCCCGACCTCAGCGCCTGCCATCACCCCGCTCAGCCAGTTTTTTGCGCCGCTGCAACAGTATCCCAGCTTGGTGCAGGCTCGGCTGGCGCTGCAAGCGGCCCAGATTCAGCAAGACGGCGCGGACTTTCCGGTGAGCGGCTCGGTGTCGGGCGGCTTATCTGACATCTTGAATGCTGACAGCCCGCCTGCCGTATGCGCCACCTCGCCGCTGGCACTGCTGACCAGCCCGTGTGTGCCGGTGGGCGGCAGCACCGGGACGCTGAATCTGGCGGTTCGGGCCACGCCTTACCCGGTGGGCGACATGGCAGCGAGGCAACAGCAGGCCGCCCTCGCCACCGAACAGGCCCAGCTTGGCTACCGCTCGGTGCTGGCCGCTTTGGAAGCGCAGACGCTCTTGGCCGCCCAGCACGAAACCCTGAGCCGCAGCGCCGTGAGTCTGGCCCAGCAGGTGCAGACCACCGCCCAGCTCGCTCTGCAAGCCGCCCAAAACCGCTTGCAAGGCGGCGGCGCAACTCTCACCGACGTGCAGCAGGCCCAATTGGTGCTGGCCCAAGCAGCCAGCGGCGCGGCGCAGGCACAAGAAAATCTGGCGCTGGCTCAGGCCACCCTCAAGGACTTGACCGGCAATACCGACGCGCCCAATTTGCCCGCCGTGTTGCCGCCCACCAGCGGTCTGCCCGTCAGCGTCAGGCAAGCCCAGTTTGGGCTGAGACGTGCCCAAATTATTCAGGCGCAAGTCAGTTGGAACGCGCTGCCGAATGTGCAGGCCAGTTACACCCACTACACCTCCGGCACCGCTGGAGTGGGTCTGGCGCTGGACTCACGCAATTTGTCGCCTGCCGTGACCTTCACTTATACGCCGCGCCCACCGCCGCTGAACCGGGTGCGTGATCAGGTCAGCTTGGGCATCAACTTCGACGCTTCGGCCAGCATTCTGAGTGCGCCGGAATTGGCTCAGAACGCGGTCAATCAGGCGCAGGCGGGCATAGACGCCGCCCGCCGCCAAGCGGATTTGCAACTCTCAGCGCTCAATACCACCCTCGTTCAGGCGCAACGGGGTCAGCAACTGGCCCAGCAAGCCCTCAGCCTCGCCCGGCAGCAGCAGCAAAACGCTCTCACGCGCCAAGACCTCGGCCTCAGCGCTCCGCTAGACATCGCGCAGGCCGCACTGGCCACCTACCAAGCGCAGTTGGCGCTGAACCAAGCCGAACTCGCGGTGACCGACGCCACCACCAAGTTTTACAGCTTCTTCGCTCTGCCTTTGGACAGCGCCGATCAGAAAGCCTCTCCCACACAGCCTTAA
- a CDS encoding TolC family protein — MKRIPLLPLAVLPLTLMLSFAGAAKAQNALTLASALNQSAAQPSVTAARAALVTAQSDYAKAKADPLATKVTLLKAQQAYDLAVANVKAADAQADSQIVMAYTQVLEAQDAVKLTRAGLDLAQKGAQVAQTQYEKGGGTQISAQVAQNQVQAAQQAANVTEDGLALATANLRSLVGAFTAVAPVPASSLPASVGANTVEDVLGRNPTLIQAQQGAAALQLQVNLLDPLAVSASQINTLKTQLQQVQSGAATAERGFRIQTQALYNSYLQAGKNRAVKQAALQNADKQLSADQDRFAKGLISQLSLLQSQIAEQQAALAKEQADDAALSAYYALVAGPGVGAAGAGGR, encoded by the coding sequence ATGAAACGAATCCCCCTGCTTCCCCTTGCCGTTTTGCCGCTCACCCTGATGCTCAGCTTCGCAGGCGCGGCCAAAGCCCAAAATGCCCTGACGCTGGCCAGTGCGCTGAACCAAAGCGCCGCCCAGCCCAGCGTCACCGCCGCCCGCGCCGCGCTGGTAACGGCTCAGAGCGACTATGCCAAAGCCAAAGCCGATCCGCTGGCCACCAAAGTCACTTTGCTCAAAGCCCAGCAGGCTTACGACCTCGCAGTGGCCAACGTGAAAGCGGCAGACGCGCAGGCCGACAGCCAGATCGTGATGGCGTATACCCAGGTGCTCGAAGCCCAAGACGCCGTGAAACTGACCCGTGCCGGACTGGATCTGGCCCAGAAAGGCGCTCAAGTGGCCCAAACCCAGTATGAGAAAGGCGGCGGCACCCAGATCAGCGCTCAGGTGGCCCAGAATCAGGTGCAGGCCGCTCAGCAAGCTGCCAACGTGACCGAAGACGGCTTGGCCCTCGCCACCGCCAACTTGCGGAGCTTGGTCGGCGCTTTCACAGCGGTGGCCCCGGTTCCGGCCAGCAGCTTACCCGCCTCGGTGGGCGCGAACACGGTGGAAGACGTGCTGGGCCGCAACCCCACCTTGATTCAGGCCCAGCAGGGCGCGGCGGCGCTGCAACTGCAAGTCAATTTGCTCGACCCACTGGCGGTGTCGGCCTCACAGATCAACACCCTCAAAACCCAGCTCCAGCAAGTCCAGTCCGGCGCGGCCACCGCCGAGCGCGGCTTCCGGATTCAGACGCAGGCACTTTACAACAGCTACTTGCAAGCGGGCAAAAACCGCGCCGTCAAGCAGGCCGCCCTCCAGAATGCCGATAAGCAGCTGAGCGCCGACCAAGACCGCTTTGCCAAGGGTCTGATTTCGCAGCTTTCTTTGCTGCAAAGCCAGATCGCCGAGCAGCAGGCCGCGCTTGCCAAAGAGCAGGCCGACGACGCGGCTCTGAGCGCCTACTACGCGCTGGTGGCTGGGCCAGGAGTCGGAGCAGCGGGAGCGGGCGGACGATGA
- a CDS encoding DHA2 family efflux MFS transporter permease subunit: MTTASAPSSPPVQPSAATGQLENWRAPLLILVIGAFMAVLDTSIVNVALPDMINVFGVDQAGIEWVSTAYTLALGVITPLSGWLGAKFGIRSMYVVALIIFTIGSGLCALSWSLNSMIAFRIVQAIGGGLIMPAVQAMMIRMVPRNQLGAAGGIFGMAILLAPAIGPTLGGYLVEFVDWRWIFTINLPVGVLAIFMALRGVPNVAPVHTEAFDWWGAGAIAVSLFSLLLATSEGTAWGWGSESIVLLLYTSAISMAFFIWWQLHIPHPLLNLRLFKYRSFAIANVLLMVISISLFGVLFYLPVYMQSIRGLGAFQSGYLQLPPALLTGMVMPFAGRLYDKIGPRVLVPVGLLFIAMGMFFFRQLTIETAFFSIIWWNCVRSVGMGLAMIPTQSASVSEIPPMQAGQASAITNVINRLGGAFGVVLMVQLFDHYNHTEQAGYTNLLQQGNVAQQNTISTIIAKLQASGLDPAHAQAAFSALLQRQIGTTVFTNTFDIVMVVIALALVVCAVAATALKKGKVAAEPGHAAMD, from the coding sequence ATGACCACCGCTTCCGCGCCTTCGTCTCCGCCTGTCCAGCCGAGCGCCGCCACCGGGCAGCTGGAAAACTGGCGAGCGCCGCTGCTTATTCTGGTGATCGGCGCGTTTATGGCCGTGCTCGACACCAGCATCGTCAATGTGGCGCTGCCAGATATGATCAACGTCTTCGGTGTAGATCAGGCGGGCATCGAATGGGTGTCTACCGCCTACACGCTGGCACTGGGCGTCATCACGCCGCTGTCGGGCTGGCTGGGAGCCAAATTCGGCATCCGGTCTATGTACGTGGTGGCGCTGATTATTTTTACCATCGGCTCCGGGCTGTGCGCTTTGTCGTGGAGTCTCAACAGCATGATCGCCTTCCGCATCGTGCAGGCCATCGGCGGCGGCTTAATCATGCCCGCCGTACAGGCCATGATGATCCGGATGGTGCCGCGCAACCAGCTCGGCGCGGCGGGCGGCATCTTCGGCATGGCGATTTTGCTGGCCCCCGCCATCGGCCCCACGCTGGGCGGCTACCTGGTGGAATTCGTGGACTGGCGCTGGATTTTTACCATCAACTTGCCGGTGGGCGTGCTGGCCATCTTTATGGCGCTGCGCGGCGTGCCGAACGTGGCTCCCGTCCACACCGAGGCCTTTGATTGGTGGGGCGCAGGCGCGATTGCCGTGTCGCTGTTCAGCTTGCTGCTGGCCACTTCCGAGGGCACCGCTTGGGGCTGGGGATCGGAGAGCATCGTGCTGCTGCTCTACACCAGCGCCATCAGCATGGCATTCTTTATCTGGTGGCAGCTTCACATTCCGCACCCGCTGCTCAATTTGCGCCTCTTCAAATACCGCTCTTTTGCGATTGCCAATGTCCTTTTGATGGTGATCAGCATTTCTCTGTTCGGCGTGCTGTTTTATTTGCCGGTGTATATGCAGAGCATTCGCGGACTCGGCGCTTTTCAATCGGGGTATTTGCAATTGCCGCCCGCACTCTTGACTGGTATGGTCATGCCGTTCGCCGGGCGTCTCTATGACAAAATAGGTCCGCGTGTTCTGGTTCCGGTGGGTCTTTTGTTTATTGCCATGGGGATGTTCTTCTTTAGGCAACTCACCATCGAAACAGCCTTCTTTTCAATTATCTGGTGGAATTGCGTGCGCTCAGTCGGGATGGGCCTGGCCATGATTCCCACCCAGTCGGCCTCGGTCTCCGAGATTCCGCCGATGCAGGCGGGTCAGGCCAGCGCCATCACCAACGTGATCAACCGCCTCGGCGGGGCGTTCGGCGTGGTGCTGATGGTGCAACTCTTTGACCACTACAACCACACCGAGCAGGCCGGCTACACCAATTTGCTCCAGCAGGGCAACGTGGCGCAGCAAAACACCATCAGTACCATCATTGCCAAGCTGCAAGCCAGCGGCCTTGATCCGGCCCATGCTCAGGCCGCTTTCAGCGCTCTCTTGCAGCGCCAAATCGGCACCACCGTTTTTACCAATACCTTTGACATCGTGATGGTCGTGATTGCGCTGGCGCTAGTGGTCTGCGCGGTGGCGGCGACTGCGCTTAAGAAAGGCAAGGTGGCGGCTGAGCCGGGTCACGCGGCGATGGACTGA
- a CDS encoding efflux RND transporter periplasmic adaptor subunit encodes MTAAQTPEGNKPDLKKPDLLAPVPQAKKTPPARRALGLTVGLLVALGAGGIVWWYAYNGSQHVSTDNARVAANTANIVPEIPGRVLQWNVAVGTNVTAGQVIGQIDTSTVAQSSAANAGALSQTAPLTASRSLIRAPISGQVIQSSALVGQLVATGQSLAVIADDSSAYISANVKEDQISKVKLGQPVHVTLDALPGQTLSGRVQQIGQATASTFSLLPSGGADNGNFTKVAQVIPVSIYLSTADRSKLLPGSSASVTIDLTDPPSTPTSVKTVTAAPAPLKVQLNVVGTLTSGNDVTIAAQVAGNVTKVGAQVGDNVTKGEVLARIDDSNLQAQLAGAQAALSQVQNGGNSAQANLQLAASTLDRVSAVYKLGGVSRQDLQNAQTQYTNAQVAAQNAGGGAVEAAQANVQNLKLMIGKAVVVSPIDGVVSARNVEVGEVAAPGVPLMTIVQNDPRKIVATIPAAQDNLIKAGQPMQIKFDAFPNRSYPAKITSINPASVATGDFYPIEARLDAANAELRAGMVATGTINADVSAGSPTVPSSAVARIGAQNYVYVVKDGKAVRTPIQTGLSGTANGQAEVAVNGGLPSGAQIVTSNVNALWDGAPVTGN; translated from the coding sequence ATGACAGCCGCACAAACACCCGAAGGCAATAAACCCGATTTGAAAAAACCTGATCTTCTAGCGCCCGTTCCGCAAGCCAAAAAAACGCCGCCCGCTCGCCGCGCTTTGGGACTGACCGTCGGCCTGCTGGTGGCGCTCGGCGCGGGGGGCATCGTCTGGTGGTACGCCTACAACGGCTCGCAGCACGTCAGCACCGACAACGCCCGCGTGGCCGCCAATACCGCCAACATCGTGCCGGAAATTCCGGGCCGGGTGCTCCAGTGGAATGTCGCGGTGGGCACCAATGTCACGGCTGGGCAAGTCATCGGGCAAATTGATACCTCCACTGTGGCGCAGTCGAGCGCCGCCAACGCGGGGGCGCTCTCGCAAACCGCGCCGCTGACGGCCTCGCGCTCACTGATTCGCGCTCCGATCAGCGGGCAAGTCATTCAGTCCAGCGCTCTGGTGGGCCAACTGGTCGCCACCGGGCAGTCGCTGGCGGTCATCGCCGACGATTCCAGCGCTTACATTTCGGCCAATGTCAAAGAAGACCAGATCAGCAAAGTCAAACTGGGTCAGCCGGTGCATGTCACGCTGGACGCCTTGCCGGGACAGACCCTAAGCGGGCGGGTACAGCAGATCGGGCAGGCCACCGCCAGCACCTTTTCACTGCTGCCCAGCGGCGGGGCCGACAACGGTAACTTCACCAAAGTCGCGCAGGTGATTCCGGTGTCCATTTACCTGAGCACTGCCGACCGCTCCAAGCTGCTGCCGGGTTCGAGTGCCAGCGTCACCATCGACCTCACCGATCCGCCCAGCACGCCCACCAGCGTCAAAACCGTGACAGCTGCTCCCGCGCCGCTCAAGGTGCAACTCAACGTGGTCGGCACGCTGACGTCCGGCAATGACGTCACCATTGCCGCGCAGGTGGCGGGCAACGTCACCAAAGTCGGAGCGCAGGTCGGCGACAACGTCACCAAAGGTGAAGTGCTGGCCCGAATTGACGACAGCAATTTGCAGGCGCAGCTCGCCGGAGCGCAGGCGGCGCTCAGTCAGGTGCAAAACGGCGGCAACTCGGCGCAGGCCAACTTGCAACTGGCGGCCAGCACGCTTGACCGCGTTTCGGCAGTCTACAAACTCGGCGGGGTGTCCAGGCAGGACTTACAAAACGCTCAGACCCAGTACACCAACGCCCAGGTCGCGGCCCAGAACGCGGGCGGCGGCGCGGTGGAGGCCGCTCAGGCCAACGTGCAAAACCTTAAGCTGATGATCGGCAAAGCAGTCGTGGTAAGCCCGATCGACGGCGTGGTGTCGGCGCGGAACGTGGAAGTCGGCGAGGTGGCAGCTCCCGGCGTACCGTTAATGACCATCGTGCAAAACGACCCGCGCAAAATCGTGGCGACCATTCCGGCGGCTCAGGACAATCTGATCAAAGCAGGTCAGCCGATGCAGATCAAGTTCGACGCCTTCCCCAACCGCAGCTATCCGGCCAAGATCACGTCTATCAATCCCGCTTCGGTGGCGACCGGCGACTTTTACCCGATCGAAGCGAGGCTGGACGCGGCCAACGCCGAACTCAGAGCAGGGATGGTCGCCACCGGCACCATCAACGCCGATGTCAGCGCCGGTTCGCCCACCGTGCCGAGCAGCGCCGTTGCCCGTATCGGGGCGCAGAATTATGTCTACGTGGTCAAGGACGGAAAAGCGGTTCGCACGCCGATTCAGACTGGCCTCAGCGGCACGGCGAACGGCCAGGCTGAAGTGGCCGTGAACGGCGGCTTGCCCAGCGGAGCGCAGATTGTCACCAGCAACGTGAACGCCCTCTGGGACGGCGCTCCAGTCACAGGCAACTGA
- the hutH gene encoding histidine ammonia-lyase, whose product MILDQTLTLSDFQRVVREFEAVELSPAARQRIRTARAVIEKIVDGSAAVYGVNTGFGKFATIGIDRAQLGQLQHNLIVSHAIGMGAPLPREVVRGMLLLRAQSLSLGHSGVREEVVELLLSLLNADALPVIPAQGSVGASGDLAPLAHLALALIGLGELDYGGAVRPAAEVLAELKLKPLELQAKEGLALINGTQLMGSLLALSVLDAQTLLTSANLAAAMTVEGMRGSHQPFRDDIVRLRPHPGALEVAAELRLHLQGSDIAPSHADCGRVQDAYSLRAVPQVHGATLDVIRHAERVLAIEFASVTDNPLVLPETNEVISGGNFHGQPLALTADALCVALAELGSISERRCEQLLNPALSSLPAFLTPHGGLNSGLMIAQYTAAALVSENKVLCHPASVDSIPTSANQEDHVSMGAHACRKLREVLENVFTVISIELLCAAQALDFQPLTAGAGVQAAHEVIRQVVPTLAEDRYYKPELDALRGKVRRGELLA is encoded by the coding sequence ATGATTTTAGACCAAACCCTGACCCTCAGCGATTTTCAGCGCGTGGTGCGTGAATTTGAAGCTGTGGAACTCTCTCCCGCCGCCCGTCAGCGCATCCGAACGGCGCGGGCGGTCATTGAAAAGATCGTGGACGGCTCAGCGGCGGTCTACGGCGTCAACACCGGCTTTGGCAAGTTTGCCACCATCGGTATTGACCGCGCCCAGCTCGGCCAGCTCCAGCACAATCTGATCGTCTCACACGCCATCGGAATGGGTGCGCCGCTGCCACGTGAAGTGGTGCGCGGGATGCTGCTGCTCCGCGCCCAGTCGCTTTCGTTGGGTCATTCCGGTGTGCGCGAAGAAGTCGTGGAGTTGCTGCTTTCCCTGCTCAATGCCGACGCGCTGCCGGTCATCCCCGCGCAGGGTTCGGTGGGCGCGTCGGGCGACCTCGCGCCGCTGGCCCACCTTGCGCTGGCGCTGATCGGTCTGGGCGAACTGGACTACGGCGGCGCAGTCCGTCCGGCTGCCGAAGTGCTGGCCGAACTGAAGTTGAAGCCGCTGGAACTCCAAGCCAAAGAAGGGCTGGCCCTGATCAATGGCACGCAACTGATGGGCAGTTTGCTGGCCCTCAGCGTGCTGGACGCTCAAACCCTGCTGACCAGCGCCAACCTCGCTGCCGCCATGACGGTGGAAGGTATGCGCGGCAGTCACCAGCCGTTCAGAGATGACATCGTGCGGCTGCGGCCCCATCCGGGCGCATTGGAAGTTGCCGCCGAGTTGCGGCTGCACTTGCAGGGCAGTGACATCGCGCCCTCGCATGCCGACTGCGGGCGGGTGCAGGACGCCTACAGTTTGCGGGCCGTGCCGCAAGTTCACGGAGCCACGCTGGACGTGATCCGGCACGCCGAGCGGGTGCTGGCGATTGAGTTCGCCTCTGTCACTGACAACCCACTGGTTTTACCCGAAACGAATGAGGTCATCAGCGGTGGTAACTTTCACGGGCAACCGCTGGCCCTGACTGCTGACGCGCTGTGTGTGGCGCTGGCCGAACTCGGCAGCATTTCCGAGCGCCGCTGTGAGCAGCTCCTCAATCCGGCGCTTTCCAGTCTGCCTGCTTTCCTGACCCCGCACGGCGGCCTAAACTCTGGTCTTATGATCGCCCAGTACACTGCCGCCGCGTTGGTCAGCGAGAATAAGGTGCTGTGTCATCCGGCCAGCGTGGACAGCATTCCCACCAGCGCCAACCAGGAAGACCACGTGAGCATGGGCGCACACGCTTGCCGCAAACTGCGTGAGGTGCTGGAGAACGTGTTTACCGTCATCAGCATTGAACTGCTCTGCGCCGCTCAGGCGCTGGACTTCCAGCCGCTCACAGCGGGCGCGGGCGTGCAAGCCGCTCACGAAGTGATCCGCCAAGTGGTGCCGACTCTGGCCGAAGACCGCTACTACAAGCCGGAGTTGGACGCTCTGCGAGGGAAAGTGCGGCGAGGGGAATTGTTGGCTTGA